A part of Candidatus Electrothrix aestuarii genomic DNA contains:
- a CDS encoding type II toxin-antitoxin system PemK/MazF family toxin produces the protein MVNKTVHRFDIWLVQLDPTQGSEIRKTRPCVVLSPDEMAALKTAIIAPMTSKGFNFPTRIQCTFQGKEGLIVLDQMRAVDKTRLIKKMGMITKSTQGKIINCLQELFSF, from the coding sequence ATGGTGAACAAGACCGTTCACAGATTTGATATTTGGCTGGTTCAATTAGACCCGACCCAAGGTTCCGAAATCAGAAAAACCAGACCCTGTGTTGTTCTTTCACCTGATGAAATGGCAGCATTAAAAACAGCCATTATTGCTCCCATGACGTCAAAGGGATTCAACTTCCCGACCAGAATTCAATGCACATTTCAAGGGAAAGAAGGATTGATTGTGTTAGACCAAATGAGAGCTGTAGATAAAACCAGGCTCATAAAAAAAATGGGCATGATTACCAAGAGCACACAGGGAAAAATAATCAACTGCCTGCAGGAACTTTTTTCGTTCTAA
- a CDS encoding addiction module antidote protein: protein MTITTKPYNPFDYLETKEEVNEYLNNAYMDDDPKVFLVALGYLAKKQGMTKVAKKAGLNRESLYRALAGEGNPRFTTINKVIKALGCRLAIA from the coding sequence ATGACAATTACAACCAAACCCTACAACCCGTTCGATTATCTGGAAACAAAGGAAGAGGTCAACGAGTATTTAAACAACGCATATATGGATGATGATCCCAAGGTCTTTCTTGTTGCCTTAGGGTATCTTGCAAAGAAACAGGGAATGACCAAGGTGGCAAAGAAAGCCGGACTTAATCGTGAGAGCCTGTACAGGGCACTGGCAGGAGAAGGAAACCCGAGATTCACCACAATCAACAAGGTGATTAAGGCGTTGGGATGCAGACTGGCTATTGCCTGA
- a CDS encoding Rpn family recombination-promoting nuclease/putative transposase, protein MCRLNPRIDFVFKKLFGTEENKDVLIDFINAFVSEEDHVRDIVIKNPYNEKEFLDDKLSILDIKAQDSSGTWFNIEMQMIDQDYYAKRALYYWSRLYVSQLSTGVNYDKLEKTIGINILNFNYLEEDEYHNVYKLLNVKSGKELIRQLEIHFVELEKYDENISNVMDRWVNFLKKAGEYTKTDMPTKLKEVPTILKAIDALDNMRLSAREREQFEARLKWLRDEKAAIMSAERRGVELGVELGEEQITRQVVKNAHNNGLDIPMIKNLVGLSEEEIKKIIETI, encoded by the coding sequence ATGTGCCGACTTAACCCAAGGATAGATTTTGTCTTCAAAAAACTCTTTGGAACAGAAGAAAACAAAGATGTGCTAATTGACTTTATCAACGCCTTTGTTAGTGAAGAAGATCACGTCCGAGATATTGTCATAAAAAATCCATATAATGAAAAGGAATTTCTCGACGATAAGCTCAGTATCCTTGATATCAAAGCACAAGATAGCAGCGGCACCTGGTTTAACATAGAAATGCAAATGATCGACCAGGACTATTATGCCAAAAGAGCATTATATTACTGGTCAAGGCTCTATGTCAGCCAACTGAGCACCGGGGTCAATTACGACAAACTGGAAAAAACCATAGGCATTAATATCCTCAATTTTAACTACTTAGAGGAGGATGAATATCATAATGTCTACAAATTGCTCAATGTCAAATCGGGGAAGGAGCTCATACGACAACTCGAAATACATTTTGTTGAACTCGAAAAATACGATGAGAACATTTCTAATGTTATGGACAGGTGGGTTAATTTCTTAAAAAAAGCAGGCGAGTATACCAAAACAGATATGCCGACCAAGCTCAAAGAAGTCCCTACCATCCTCAAGGCTATAGACGCCTTGGACAACATGCGGCTCAGCGCCAGAGAACGAGAACAGTTTGAAGCACGACTCAAATGGCTCCGGGATGAAAAAGCGGCGATTATGTCAGCGGAACGACGGGGAGTAGAATTAGGAGTAGAATTAGGAGAAGAACAAATAACCCGTCAGGTGGTGAAGAATGCTCATAACAACGGACTTGATATCCCAATGATAAAAAACTTAGTAGGGCTTTCGGAAGAAGAAATCAAAAAAATCATTGAGACGATCTAG
- a CDS encoding contractile injection system tape measure protein: MKNKSVPFSTHLIHTQTFNIHFSDQEQAEIEQDNGLTDFIKDRLLQIVDEVFSDCCPDQTIISLDTLELDLGTIPSQGYRDEMEHRLRRELTKLLKNKINQLPKTAQGGERKLTAHQGRLEVIRYFLANGHLPWTVASEADPLESRLRNLLDESPDALLSLLTSLQGPDTALRRLVQQFPPDLVKRIQNLAAAGTTGQQRKLTQRVKELSEVAKIDISSSNEKEQRFLRLLQQALFANRLDPLRRNWLELLRKQPQRLHEEIIKHGQQLEVRRHIARTFPDPMFADLLRLLEPSEHAFLEEVVFRPTLPPRTEEGASNDATEEKQRLLEFTLTYLLTKRGSHFNKKAYLTSVLHRMAAHDNVETSSVLQSISTALAAIPSQSKVQQEILQLLREIQESEDLGANSAVSPQQVQESQEKGAHKKNEESLFRTLLYKAFYEHFPARLRQQWQQLLKSHPHLLLQELRRHGQAAAVRHRIALKFNDSMFADLLHLLEPTQSDFLAEVVFHSALTSRKEQEPAGHDQRVREFTLAYLLTERGSQFNKNSYLASLLTRMAAHDNLDFTELVFSLHSTLSSSRQHGTPIQKEILHFLSELQSDEGDHLLAPNQEEISLLRRQEKYEWLAERLSGKKGLSTEDVALFSRLLQELLTLHPALLQRLFEECSDTGLGRFFTKAPLEALPALSAAFIGLTTRKQEGRGAEFLHAAEHFAGQAKSSRTYYRLLVEKLRTKEAIDFEEIITADQPKVDRRVEEKQQPEQQDSSGTPSDSGTSTTPHPALTRLLILLRQRGVHRELIRATERNATRAGDLDAFCELILACLEHDLPIDFEEIIEQSKKEKGQVKEPPASAPPDEDRESQAAQQEPEAISLPPALAGIGSGVRLSQAEKQLIRLLYQKHLNQAQERELAELIRDLLDKSPARLRFLLESGLAARAEQAERLAAILPESQMSRIFLLLRPRDFLRIHQQAEQLALACSTGPFGVSTAKIQGLKRQFLSSYVLLPSLGQKDFLLAFLEFLQIHLNTSGRRNFLRDMQQAVLEQEGQPEQRKELTSILAKELGKSQPTASMDTDHGNDIGMLEEKPPHHPPVNQPETPPEEAFTEGIYLENSGMVLVATYLPRLFTMLGLLEKSEFTDSEAAERAVHLLQYLVEERCDRPEYLLVLNKILCGLEPDQPLVREITMSDTERQTIDGLLAAVIQHWGALGRTSVAGLREAFLQRGGTVRLQDDAWHLEVEEKAYDMLLDRLPWSYSLIKLPWMKRALHVQWR; the protein is encoded by the coding sequence ATGAAAAATAAATCTGTCCCCTTTTCTACACACCTGATCCACACCCAGACCTTCAACATCCACTTCTCCGACCAGGAACAAGCCGAGATCGAGCAGGATAACGGCCTGACCGACTTCATCAAAGATCGCCTTCTCCAGATCGTGGATGAGGTGTTCAGCGATTGCTGCCCGGACCAGACCATCATCTCTCTGGATACCCTGGAACTCGACTTGGGCACCATCCCCTCCCAAGGCTACCGGGATGAGATGGAGCATCGTCTGCGGCGGGAGCTCACCAAGCTCCTCAAAAATAAAATCAACCAGCTTCCGAAAACAGCACAGGGAGGAGAACGAAAACTCACTGCACACCAAGGACGCCTAGAGGTCATACGGTATTTTTTAGCAAACGGCCATCTCCCCTGGACCGTGGCTTCCGAGGCTGACCCTTTGGAGAGCCGTCTCCGCAACCTCCTGGACGAATCCCCTGATGCCCTGCTTTCCCTGCTCACCAGCCTGCAAGGCCCAGACACAGCCCTCCGACGGCTGGTGCAGCAATTCCCCCCAGATCTGGTCAAGCGGATACAGAACCTTGCAGCGGCAGGCACGACCGGACAACAGCGCAAACTCACGCAACGGGTGAAAGAACTCTCTGAAGTTGCGAAAATCGACATTTCCTCTTCCAATGAAAAGGAGCAACGTTTTCTCCGCCTGCTCCAACAGGCCCTGTTTGCAAATCGGCTCGACCCTCTCCGCCGAAATTGGCTGGAACTTCTCCGTAAGCAGCCACAACGCCTGCATGAAGAAATCATCAAACATGGACAGCAGCTTGAAGTACGACGGCACATCGCCCGTACCTTCCCCGATCCTATGTTTGCGGACCTGCTCCGGCTCCTGGAACCCAGCGAACATGCCTTTCTCGAAGAGGTCGTCTTCCGCCCTACCCTGCCGCCCAGAACAGAAGAAGGCGCCAGCAACGATGCGACCGAGGAAAAACAACGCCTCCTGGAATTCACCCTGACCTATCTCCTCACCAAGCGGGGCAGCCATTTTAACAAGAAAGCCTATCTGACCTCTGTGCTCCATCGCATGGCGGCCCATGATAACGTGGAGACCAGCTCGGTCCTTCAGTCCATCTCCACCGCCCTGGCTGCTATCCCCAGCCAAAGCAAGGTCCAGCAGGAGATCCTCCAGTTGCTTCGGGAAATCCAGGAGAGCGAAGACTTGGGTGCAAATTCGGCTGTCAGCCCGCAACAGGTACAGGAAAGCCAGGAAAAAGGTGCTCACAAAAAAAATGAAGAGAGTTTATTCAGAACGCTGCTGTACAAGGCCTTTTATGAACATTTCCCTGCACGGCTTCGACAGCAATGGCAGCAATTACTGAAAAGCCATCCACATCTACTGCTTCAGGAACTGCGGCGACACGGGCAGGCTGCTGCGGTTCGGCACCGGATCGCCTTGAAATTCAACGATTCCATGTTTGCGGATCTCCTCCATTTGCTGGAGCCCACGCAATCTGATTTTCTTGCTGAGGTTGTATTTCATTCCGCCCTGACGAGCAGGAAGGAACAGGAGCCAGCAGGTCATGACCAACGAGTGCGCGAATTCACCCTGGCCTATCTCCTGACGGAGCGGGGCAGTCAGTTCAACAAAAACTCCTACCTGGCCTCCCTCCTGACCAGGATGGCGGCCCATGACAATCTCGATTTCACCGAACTGGTGTTCTCCCTCCACAGCACGCTTTCCTCCAGCAGGCAGCATGGCACGCCTATCCAAAAGGAAATACTCCATTTCCTCAGCGAATTGCAGAGCGATGAAGGCGACCATCTGCTTGCACCAAATCAGGAAGAGATATCCCTCCTCCGCAGGCAGGAAAAGTATGAATGGCTGGCCGAACGACTCAGCGGAAAAAAAGGGCTGAGCACCGAGGACGTCGCACTCTTTTCCCGTCTCCTCCAGGAACTCCTCACCCTGCACCCTGCCCTGCTCCAGCGCCTGTTCGAGGAATGCAGCGACACTGGCCTGGGCCGTTTTTTTACCAAAGCCCCGTTGGAAGCCCTGCCAGCACTGAGCGCAGCCTTCATCGGCTTGACAACCCGGAAGCAAGAAGGGAGAGGAGCAGAATTCCTCCACGCTGCGGAACACTTTGCTGGTCAAGCGAAATCATCTCGCACCTACTACCGCTTGCTGGTGGAAAAACTACGGACAAAGGAGGCGATTGATTTCGAAGAAATCATCACGGCGGACCAACCGAAGGTTGACCGAAGAGTTGAAGAAAAACAGCAGCCAGAGCAACAAGATTCCTCTGGCACTCCCTCAGATTCTGGTACGAGTACGACCCCGCATCCGGCATTGACCCGGCTGCTCATCCTGCTCAGGCAACGGGGCGTCCATAGGGAGCTTATCCGGGCAACAGAACGAAATGCCACCCGAGCTGGCGACCTAGATGCCTTTTGCGAGCTGATCCTGGCCTGCCTGGAGCATGACCTGCCCATTGACTTTGAAGAGATCATCGAACAGAGCAAGAAGGAAAAAGGACAGGTCAAAGAACCACCCGCATCCGCACCCCCGGATGAGGACAGGGAAAGCCAGGCAGCGCAACAGGAGCCAGAAGCCATCTCCCTGCCGCCAGCCTTGGCTGGAATCGGGTCAGGTGTTCGTTTATCCCAGGCCGAGAAGCAGCTCATCCGGCTCCTCTACCAGAAGCATCTTAATCAGGCCCAAGAAAGAGAGCTGGCTGAGCTTATCAGGGACCTGCTGGATAAGAGCCCGGCCCGACTCCGTTTCCTGCTGGAAAGCGGCCTGGCCGCAAGAGCAGAGCAGGCAGAGCGCCTGGCAGCTATTCTGCCGGAATCACAGATGTCCCGGATCTTTCTCCTCCTCCGCCCGAGGGACTTCCTCCGCATCCACCAACAGGCGGAGCAGCTTGCCCTGGCCTGTAGCACAGGCCCCTTTGGGGTAAGCACGGCAAAAATCCAAGGACTAAAAAGACAATTTCTCAGCAGCTATGTCCTGCTTCCCAGTCTGGGACAGAAAGACTTTCTCCTTGCTTTTCTTGAATTTCTTCAGATACACTTAAACACATCAGGCCGAAGGAACTTTCTTAGGGATATGCAGCAGGCAGTTCTGGAGCAGGAAGGGCAGCCCGAACAGAGGAAGGAGCTTACGTCCATCCTGGCCAAGGAACTGGGAAAAAGCCAGCCCACAGCCTCGATGGATACGGATCATGGAAACGATATAGGGATGCTGGAGGAGAAACCACCCCACCATCCCCCTGTCAACCAACCCGAAACGCCGCCGGAAGAAGCCTTTACCGAGGGGATTTATCTGGAAAACAGTGGGATGGTTCTGGTCGCCACCTATCTACCCCGCCTATTCACGATGTTAGGCCTGCTGGAGAAATCGGAGTTTACGGATTCAGAGGCCGCAGAGCGGGCCGTACATCTGCTCCAATACTTGGTGGAAGAACGCTGTGACCGCCCGGAATACCTGCTGGTACTGAACAAGATCCTCTGTGGGCTGGAACCGGACCAACCCCTCGTTCGGGAAATCACCATGAGCGATACGGAACGCCAGACCATTGACGGGCTCCTGGCTGCGGTGATCCAGCATTGGGGGGCCTTGGGCAGAACCTCGGTGGCGGGCCTCCGGGAGGCCTTCCTCCAACGCGGGGGCACGGTGCGGCTGCAGGACGATGCCTGGCATCTTGAGGTGGAAGAAAAGGCCTATGATATGCTGCTGGATCGGCTACCCTGGAGTTATTCTCTGATTAAACTGCCGTGGATGAAACGGGCCCTCCATGTGCAATGGCGATGA
- a CDS encoding AbrB/MazE/SpoVT family DNA-binding domain-containing protein, translating into MTTLIRVGNSQGVRIPKALIEQAHLSNKELVFQVVDDGLLIRPVKRRRQGWKEQFDSALLSREQDSADQEWLDAPLSADEDWEW; encoded by the coding sequence ATGACAACATTAATCAGAGTAGGAAACTCCCAAGGAGTGCGGATTCCGAAGGCTCTTATCGAACAGGCACATTTAAGTAATAAAGAGCTGGTCTTTCAGGTGGTCGATGACGGTTTGTTAATTCGACCGGTGAAACGACGACGGCAGGGGTGGAAGGAACAATTTGATAGTGCTCTTCTATCCCGAGAACAGGACAGTGCTGATCAGGAGTGGCTGGACGCCCCTCTCTCAGCTGACGAGGACTGGGAATGGTGA
- a CDS encoding type II toxin-antitoxin system RelE/ParE family toxin, whose product MIYEIETTAAFDKWLKKLRDRKAVLAVAARLDRARLGNFGDVKSVGSEINEMRIFAGPGYRLYYVIRDGRIILLLCGGNKSTQDRDIRKAKDMVKKLGEES is encoded by the coding sequence GTGATCTATGAGATAGAAACAACAGCAGCTTTCGACAAGTGGTTAAAAAAGCTACGCGACCGCAAAGCAGTCCTCGCCGTCGCCGCTCGTCTTGACCGTGCGAGACTCGGCAACTTCGGCGATGTCAAATCAGTCGGAAGCGAAATCAACGAAATGCGTATATTCGCCGGACCTGGCTACCGCTTGTATTACGTGATCCGTGACGGACGAATTATTCTCCTGCTCTGCGGCGGAAACAAATCGACCCAGGATAGAGATATAAGGAAAGCAAAAGATATGGTTAAAAAACTGGGGGAAGAATCATGA